The Solenopsis invicta isolate M01_SB chromosome 12, UNIL_Sinv_3.0, whole genome shotgun sequence genome window below encodes:
- the LOC105203485 gene encoding solute carrier organic anion transporter family member 5A1, producing the protein MASTSGHKRNGSSSSMFAHRRTESGGGFVGYKRPEGGHKRAESISSAFGHKRSESGHKRNESSGGFGGHKRSESGSNYHAGHRRNESMYAMTGLYAESAGTGTDDNADPLQVTTGRLTHDTVIRCHSRNPSSGLVDHRDFIIKCHSRNPSASMVDRVEKERAQTPPFNPDSKDCGILSCRPAFIQRFAGIKVFVFLLSFLVTLQQALSSGYINSVITTIEKRFEIPSSLSGLIASSYEIGNVITVIFVSYLGSRRHIPVWIAIGAVIMGLGSMIFMVPHFTAEPNLTTTANHSNSDNICRGVSLREQDMGLGRLSSGLSSPPLAPHNNLRGDNCIQGSPSTAGPVMLFVLAQLLLGCGGSPLFTLGTTYIDDHVRPESASLYIGCMYSMAAFGPVLGFLLGAYLLSFHMDSFSGTISIDPGDHRWVGMWWGGFLLCGLLLILVAIPFFSFPKTLQREKEKIRIIEKNKPITQKEKEQLKEPKKDTIDDSGYGKDVKDIPRSMWRLVCNPVYVVTCLGACMELVIVSGFVVFLPKYLETQFSLGKSQASIFTGSVAIPGACIGIFFGGCMLKRLELRPKGAVQFVLVSNIICLVCYGLLFFLGCENVKMAGTTIPYFNSSTKGPEPFQVNLTAACNFGCECRMTDVEPVCGNNGLTYFSPCHAGCTAFSSKSNFTNCACIHGNLTMLPPAAPEFAEVTVVPVATAGPCTSPCRTIFPFLILLFFMTFIVAVTQMPLLMIVLRSVSEEERSFALGMQFVIFRLFGYIPAPILFGNLIDSTCLLWKSTCGEKGGRCLLYDIEQFRYRYVGLCAGIKILALALFLIDWWLVRRRRQMEDQPPSFTVNEFVGSIISLDKLFEEKPHQNLGDGDATLPNSEIATPSSISSPTEPTKSTNLEETGSSNQTQDSVETTNRSKNMEVEVSDTRQAPLALQEPDVEIKLSSGMTENHNRNV; encoded by the exons atgGCGTCAACCAGTGGGCACAAGAGAAACGGCTCCAGCTCGAGTATGTTTGCGCACAGACGTACCGAGTCAGGGGGTGGTTTCGTCGGTTACAAGCGACCCGAGGGCGGTCACAAACGTGCCGAGAGTATATCCAGTGCCTTCGGCCACAAACGATCTGAGAGTGGCCACAAGAGGAACGAGAGCAGCGGCGGTTTCGGTGGTCACAAGAGGTCCGAGTCTGGCAGCAATTATCATGCCGGACATCGGCGTAACGAAAGTATGTACGCGATGACGGGCCTCTATGCGGAAAGCGCCGGCACTGGTACCGACGATAATGCGGATCCGCTGCAGGTGACCACCGGTAGACTGACTCACGACACCGTCATAAGGTGTCATAGTAGAAATCCAAGTTCTGGCCTTGTGGATCATAG AGATTTTATCATCAAATGTCACAGCAGGAATCCCAGTGCTTCTATGGTGGACAG GGTGGAGAAGGAGAGGGCGCAAACTCCACCGTTTAATCCGGATTCCAAGGACTGTGGGATTCTGAGTTGTAGACCGGCCTTCATTCAAAGATTTGCCGGAATAAAG GTGTTTGTATTTCTCCTGTCGTTCCTCGTTACGTTGCAACAAGCACTTAGCTCAGGTTACATCAATTCTGTGATAACAACCATAGAGAAAAGGTTTGAGATCCCATCCAGTCTTTCGGGTCTCATTGCAAGCTCTTACGAGATCGGCAATGTTATCACTGTCATTTTTGTCAGTTATCTCGGCAGTCGCAGACACATACCTGTGTGGATAGCGATAG GTGCAGTGATAATGGGACTGGGATCGATGATCTTTATGGTGCCACATTTCACAGCAGAACCCAATTTGACGACAACTGCGAATCATTCCAATTCGGATAACATCTGCCGCGGAGTATCTTTACGCGAACAAGATATGGGTTTGG GTCGGCTTTCATCAGGATTATCCTCACCTCCCTTAGCACCCCACAATAATTTAAGAGGTGACAATTGTATACAGGGATCTCCATCTACAGCTGGACCTGTCATGTTATTTGTACTTGCTCAGTTACTATTAGGATGTGGTGGCTCTCCTTTATTTACCCTTGGTACTACTTACATAGATGATCACGTGAGACCAGAAAGTGCGTCTTTATATATTG GTTGTATGTATAGTATGGCGGCCTTTGGACCAGTTTTAGGTTTTCTTCTTGGAGCATATCTTTTGTCCTTTCATATGGACTCGTTTTCTGGGACGATAAGTATCG ATCCTGGTGATCACAGATGGGTCGGTATGTGGTGGGGTGGATTCCTACTTTGTGGCTTACTTCTCATTCTAGTAGCGATACCTTTCTTCAGTTTTCCTAAAACTCTACAGcgtgaaaaggaaaaaatacgAATTATAGAGAAGAATAAACCAAtaacacaaaaagaaaaagaacaattgAAAGAACCTAAGAAAGATACAATCGACGATAGCGGTTATGGCAAGGATGTTAAAG ATATTCCTCGAAGTATGTGGAGACTCGTTTGTAATCCAGTTTACGTTGTAACGTGTTTGGGAGCATGTATGGAGCTAGTGATTGTGTCGGGTTTTGTGGTATTTCTTCCCAAATATCTCGAAACGCAATTCAGCCTGGGAAAAAGTCAAGCCAGCATCTTTACTGGTTCCGTCGCTATACCAGGAGCTTGCATCGGCATTTTTTTTGGCGGATGTATGCTCAAACGTTTAGAACTAAGGCCGAAGGGCGCAGTGCAATTTGTTCTTGTCTCAAATATAATTTGTCTGGTGTGTTACGGTCTGCTATTCTTCCTCGGCTGCGAGAACGTAAAAATGGCTGGGACCACTATTCCGTACTTTAACAGTAGTACAAAGGGTCCTGAACCCTTTCAAGTAAATCTCACTGCCGCATGCAACTTTGGTTGTGAATGCCGAATGACGGATGTCGAGCCGGTTTGCGGAAATAATGGTCTAACTTATTTTAGTCCGTGTCATGCAGGTTGCACTGCCTTCAGTTCCAAAtcgaattttacaaattgcgcAT GTATACATGGCAATTTGACTATGCTACCACCGGCTGCTCCGGAATTTGCAGAAGTGACCGTCGTACCAGTAGCAACCGCGGGTCCTTGTACTTCACCATGTAGAACTATATTTCCATTTCtcattcttttgttttttatgacatttattgTCGCTGTGACTCAAATGCCTTTGCTTATGATAGTATTACG GTCCGTTTCTGAAGAAGAAAGATCTTTTGCTTTGGGtatgcaatttgtaatttttcgaCTATTTGGCTATATACCGGCACCAATATTATTTGGTAATTTGATCGATTCCACGTGTTTGCTATGGAAAAGCACCTGTGGAGAAAAGGGAGGTCGATGTTTACTCTATGACATTGAACAATTTAGATACAG ATATGTCGGCCTATGTGCTGGGATAAAAATTTTAGCTTTGGCATTATTTTTGATTGATTGGTGGCTtgtaagaagaagaagacaaaTGGAAGATCAACCGCCATCTTTCACTGTCAACGAGTTTGTAGGATCAATTATCAGTCTAGATAAAC TGTTCGAAGAGAAGCCACATCAGAATTTAGGAGATGGTGATGCGACTTTGCCAAATTCCGAAATTGCAACGCCATCCTCTATTTCGTCGCCTACGGAACCTACCAAGTCAACGAATCTCGAGGAAACAGGGTCTTCGAATCAAACGCAGGATTCAGTGGAGACGACAAATCGCTCAAAAAATATGGAAGTTGAAGTTTCCGATACGAGGCAAGCGCCACTTGCCTTACAAGAACCAGACGTCGAGATCAAACTTTCAAGTGGTATGACAGAAAATCATAACCGCAacgtttaa
- the LOC105203491 gene encoding receptor-type tyrosine-protein phosphatase-like N isoform X2, whose translation MGRKRWWQGGLVELLVLCTLHHAVLADGNVGCLFSEDICDPQTEKCFDDLAFGKCIPRYTNLENDDLYQYNLNDGELELLQSVRLQLMRLESDGYKWKHPFTQCIVQTLLHNLRYGQNNLRDFRLCEYLKKPNLNEQDELIDEIIPAIAILRISADNENPENNLADILYHPQDIKDNSEYMKWRSESNRASINKEKFDNEYGKSLNDVRKQFYPPRTRRFSFIDDYKNDVTESLADTLKDKTLSEDDETIYDTQFLSAEDLEFLRNEKLPDYTLLEPSSDDETNEREYERAFSRKYKHRKKPLRLEFSDVDAKRTVTKLNEDLNHENGEIDEDKSEIERPDEGTEKIREMYTEGGVVRPTIYKIKSDTSGTVYDEMYDDDDDDLDALLWRRELAGFKRRERLDVKKPGPLFSTNNYAFKTQSAASKTLLDKDYSEMDNQDNNQIYAPLTKKELRGNKNKMNDDQPETYENVDLDHVYIEFEQPFHNWSEGAHVVTKVEKFLGLPLGTLRGTRVGRAEVTFKVVPNDKNYNATDVANSIDNIRGKLQDALGIKVIRAGIGDKAKLPATLEVARDSEMSSSFFGALVAAGVAAAVAAAIVTLIIARRHAKYRAKLAGLTTPDPEASKDYQDLCRARMHAKQPSEKLESPRITSLSRENEFNNLPSNRSSTSSWGEEPTLSNMDISTGHMVLSYMEDHLKNKDRLDQEWAALCAYEAEPSSTEIAESEANVKQNRPNAALPYDHSRVVLNDLANANNSDYINASTITDHDPRNPAYIATQGPLPQTTADFWQLVWEQGSVVIVMLTRLTEEGHAMCHRYWPEEGSELYHIYEVHLVSEHFWCDDYLVRSFYLKNLRTCETRTVTQFHFLSWPENSVPYSTKALLEFRRKVNKSYRGRSCPIVVHCSDGAGRTGTYCLIDMVLNRMTKGAKEIDIAATLEHIRDQRPDMVATKQQFEFVLMAVAEEVHAILKALPVSSEKSVTAAGSSPPTKSEQ comes from the exons ATGGGCCGTAAACGGTGGTGGCAAGGAGGCTTGGTGGAGCTGCTGGTGCTCTGTACCCTCCATCACGCTGTTCTGGCTGACGGCAACGTCG GATGTCTATTCAGCGAGGATATATGCGATCCTCAGACGGAAAAGTGCTTTGACG aTCTGGCATTCGGAAAATGTATACCTCGTTACACGAATTTAGAAAATGACGATTTATATCA ATATAATCTTAATGACGGTGAACTGGAGCTGCTACAATCGGTGAGACTACAATTAATGAGACTGGAATCTGATGGATACAAATGGAAACATCCTTTTACACAATGCATTGTGCAAACCTTGTTGCATAATCTCCGATATGG aCAAAATAATCTTCGTGATTTTCGTCTCTGCGAATATTTGAAAAAACCGAACCTCAATGAACAAGATGAACTTATTGATGAG ataattCCAGCGATTGCCATACTAAGAATATCTGCGGACAACGAGAATCCTGAGAACAATTTAGCCGATATTCTGTATCATCCCCAAGACATTAAAGACAA TTCTGAATATATGAAATGGCGTAGTGAAAGCAATCGAGCTTCAATTAACAAGGAGAAATTCGACAATGAATATGGAAAATCACTGAACGATGTGCGCAAGCAATTTTATCCGCCCAGAACACGTCGGTTCAGCTTCATTGACGATTATAAAAACGACGTTACCGAATCGCTCGCAGATACTTTGAAAGACAAGACATTGTCCGAGGATGATGAAACTATTTATGACACTCAATTTTTGTCTGCTGAGGACTTGGAATTCTTACGGAACGAAAAATTGCCAGATTATACACTGTTAGAGCCTTCCTCCGATGACGAGACAAATGAGAGAGAATACGAAAGAGCATTCTCCAGAAAGTATAAGCATCGGAAGAAACCATTACGTCTCGAATTTTCCGATGTTGATGCAAAAAGGACGGTGACGAAACTTAATGAGGATCTCAACCATGAAAATGGCGAAATCGATGAAGATAAGTCAGAAATCGAGAGACCCGACGAGGGTACCGAGAAAATACGTGAGATGTATACCGAGGGAGGAGTCGTCCGACCgactatatataaaattaaatccgATACGAGTG GAACTGTATACGACGAGATgtacgacgacgatgacgatgacttGGACGCGCTTTTGTGGAGACGAGAGTTGGCTGGCTTTAAGCGCAGGGAACGCTTGGACGTTAAAAAGCCTGGACCGCTGTTTTCGAcaaataattatgcatttaaaaCCCAATCTGCAGCTAGTAAAA CCCTCCTTGACAAAGATTACTCCGAGATGGACAATCAAGAC AATAACCAAATATATGCACCATTGACTAAGAAGGAATTACGCggtaataagaataaaatgaacGATGATCAGCCAGAAACTTACGAGAATGTCGATTTAGATCACGTCTACATCGAGTTTGAGCAACCATTTCATAACTGGAGTGAAGGAGCACACGTGGTTACTAAG GTAGAAAAATTCTTGGGATTGCCTCTCGGAACATTAAGAGGTACACGAGTGGGTCGTGCGGAAGTAACGTTCAAAGTTGTTCCAAATGACAAAAACTACAATGCAACCGATGTTGCTAACAGCATCG ATAACATACGTGGTAAATTACAAGATGCTCTAGGAATCAAAGTTATTCGAGCGGGTATAGGCGATAAg GCTAAATTACCAGCTACTTTGGAGGTAGCCAGAGATAGTGAGATGAGTTCCAGTTTCTTCGGTGCGTTAGTAGCTGCTGGAGTTGCAGCTGCGGTCGCAGCCGCAATAGTTACCCTGATAATTGCGCGTCGCCATGCTAAATATCGAGCGAAGCTTGCCGGACTGACCACTCCGGATCCAGAAGCATCGAAAGACTATCAAGATTTATGTAGAGCACGAATGCACGCGAAACAACCGAGCGAGAAATTGGAGTCACCACGTATTACAAGTTTGTCGCGCGAAAACGAATTCAATAATTTGCCCTCCAATCGTTCCAGCACATCCTCTTGGGGCGAGGAACCTACTCTCTCCAATATGGATATCTCGACCGGTCATATGGTTCTC aGTTATATGGAGGATCATTTGAAAAACAAAGATCGTTTGGATCAAGAATGGGCGGCATTGTGTGCTTATGAAGCCGAACCATCATCTACGGAGATAGCGGAGAGTGAGGCAAACGTCAAGCAGAATCGTCCCAACGCGGCACTTCCCTACGATCATTCTCGAGTAGTCCTGAACGATCTTGCAAACGCCAATAATTCTGACTACATAAACGCTTCCACGATC ACGGATCACGACCCTCGAAATCCGGCTTATATAGCCACACAAGGACCGTTACCGCAGACCACAGCTGATTTCTGGCAATTGGTTTGGGAGCAAGGCAGCGTGGTGATTGTGATGTTAACGCGACTTACCGAAGAAGGCCATGCCATGTGCCATCGTTACTGGCCCGAGGAAGGATCGGAGCTCTATCACATCTACGAAGTACATCTCGTGTCGGAGCACTTTTGGTGTGATGATTATCTAGTGCGCTCTTTCTATCTGAAAAATTTGCGCACTTGTGAGACCCGTACTGTTACGCAATTTCACTTTCTCTCCTGGCCGGAGAACAGCGTCCCGTATTCTACAAAGGCTCTGCTCGAGTTTCGTAG gaaagttaataaatcataCCGCGGAAGATCATGTCCGATAGTCGTGCATTGCAG TGATGGAGCTGGGCGAACCGGTACTTACTGTTTGATCGACATGGTCTTAAACCGTATGACGAAAGGAGCGAAAGAAATCGATATCGCCGCTACTCTCGAGCATATTAGAGATCAAAGACCCGACATGGTTGCCACGAAACAACAATTTGAATTTGTCTTGATGGCAGTGGCAGAAGAGGTACATGCGATTCTTAAGGCTTTACCTGTATCTAGTGAGAAATCCGTTACGGCTGCCGGTTCTTCGCCACCCACGAAATCGGAGCAATGA
- the LOC105203491 gene encoding receptor-type tyrosine-protein phosphatase-like N isoform X1, which yields MGRKRWWQGGLVELLVLCTLHHAVLADGNVGCLFSEDICDPQTEKCFDDLAFGKCIPRYTNLENDDLYQYNLNDGELELLQSVRLQLMRLESDGYKWKHPFTQCIVQTLLHNLRYGQNNLRDFRLCEYLKKPNLNEQDELIDEIIPAIAILRISADNENPENNLADILYHPQDIKDNSEYMKWRSESNRASINKEKFDNEYGKSLNDVRKQFYPPRTRRFSFIDDYKNDVTESLADTLKDKTLSEDDETIYDTQFLSAEDLEFLRNEKLPDYTLLEPSSDDETNEREYERAFSRKYKHRKKPLRLEFSDVDAKRTVTKLNEDLNHENGEIDEDKSEIERPDEGTEKIREMYTEGGVVRPTIYKIKSDTSGTVYDEMYDDDDDDLDALLWRRELAGFKRRERLDVKKPGPLFSTNNYAFKTQSAASKTLLDKDYSEMDNQDNNQIYAPLTKKELRGNKNKMNDDQPETYENVDLDHVYIEFEQPFHNWSEGAHVVTKVEKFLGLPLGTLRGTRVGRAEVTFKVVPNDKNYNATDVANSIDNIRGKLQDALGIKVIRAGIGDKAKLPATLEVARDSEMSSSFFGALVAAGVAAAVAAAIVTLIIARRHAKYRAKLAGLTTPDPEASKDYQDLCRARMHAKQPSEKLESPRITSLSRENEFNNLPSNRSSTSSWGEEPTLSNMDISTGHMVLSYMEDHLKNKDRLDQEWAALCAYEAEPSSTEIAESEANVKQNRPNAALPYDHSRVVLNDLANANNSDYINASTIKSTDHDPRNPAYIATQGPLPQTTADFWQLVWEQGSVVIVMLTRLTEEGHAMCHRYWPEEGSELYHIYEVHLVSEHFWCDDYLVRSFYLKNLRTCETRTVTQFHFLSWPENSVPYSTKALLEFRRKVNKSYRGRSCPIVVHCSDGAGRTGTYCLIDMVLNRMTKGAKEIDIAATLEHIRDQRPDMVATKQQFEFVLMAVAEEVHAILKALPVSSEKSVTAAGSSPPTKSEQ from the exons ATGGGCCGTAAACGGTGGTGGCAAGGAGGCTTGGTGGAGCTGCTGGTGCTCTGTACCCTCCATCACGCTGTTCTGGCTGACGGCAACGTCG GATGTCTATTCAGCGAGGATATATGCGATCCTCAGACGGAAAAGTGCTTTGACG aTCTGGCATTCGGAAAATGTATACCTCGTTACACGAATTTAGAAAATGACGATTTATATCA ATATAATCTTAATGACGGTGAACTGGAGCTGCTACAATCGGTGAGACTACAATTAATGAGACTGGAATCTGATGGATACAAATGGAAACATCCTTTTACACAATGCATTGTGCAAACCTTGTTGCATAATCTCCGATATGG aCAAAATAATCTTCGTGATTTTCGTCTCTGCGAATATTTGAAAAAACCGAACCTCAATGAACAAGATGAACTTATTGATGAG ataattCCAGCGATTGCCATACTAAGAATATCTGCGGACAACGAGAATCCTGAGAACAATTTAGCCGATATTCTGTATCATCCCCAAGACATTAAAGACAA TTCTGAATATATGAAATGGCGTAGTGAAAGCAATCGAGCTTCAATTAACAAGGAGAAATTCGACAATGAATATGGAAAATCACTGAACGATGTGCGCAAGCAATTTTATCCGCCCAGAACACGTCGGTTCAGCTTCATTGACGATTATAAAAACGACGTTACCGAATCGCTCGCAGATACTTTGAAAGACAAGACATTGTCCGAGGATGATGAAACTATTTATGACACTCAATTTTTGTCTGCTGAGGACTTGGAATTCTTACGGAACGAAAAATTGCCAGATTATACACTGTTAGAGCCTTCCTCCGATGACGAGACAAATGAGAGAGAATACGAAAGAGCATTCTCCAGAAAGTATAAGCATCGGAAGAAACCATTACGTCTCGAATTTTCCGATGTTGATGCAAAAAGGACGGTGACGAAACTTAATGAGGATCTCAACCATGAAAATGGCGAAATCGATGAAGATAAGTCAGAAATCGAGAGACCCGACGAGGGTACCGAGAAAATACGTGAGATGTATACCGAGGGAGGAGTCGTCCGACCgactatatataaaattaaatccgATACGAGTG GAACTGTATACGACGAGATgtacgacgacgatgacgatgacttGGACGCGCTTTTGTGGAGACGAGAGTTGGCTGGCTTTAAGCGCAGGGAACGCTTGGACGTTAAAAAGCCTGGACCGCTGTTTTCGAcaaataattatgcatttaaaaCCCAATCTGCAGCTAGTAAAA CCCTCCTTGACAAAGATTACTCCGAGATGGACAATCAAGAC AATAACCAAATATATGCACCATTGACTAAGAAGGAATTACGCggtaataagaataaaatgaacGATGATCAGCCAGAAACTTACGAGAATGTCGATTTAGATCACGTCTACATCGAGTTTGAGCAACCATTTCATAACTGGAGTGAAGGAGCACACGTGGTTACTAAG GTAGAAAAATTCTTGGGATTGCCTCTCGGAACATTAAGAGGTACACGAGTGGGTCGTGCGGAAGTAACGTTCAAAGTTGTTCCAAATGACAAAAACTACAATGCAACCGATGTTGCTAACAGCATCG ATAACATACGTGGTAAATTACAAGATGCTCTAGGAATCAAAGTTATTCGAGCGGGTATAGGCGATAAg GCTAAATTACCAGCTACTTTGGAGGTAGCCAGAGATAGTGAGATGAGTTCCAGTTTCTTCGGTGCGTTAGTAGCTGCTGGAGTTGCAGCTGCGGTCGCAGCCGCAATAGTTACCCTGATAATTGCGCGTCGCCATGCTAAATATCGAGCGAAGCTTGCCGGACTGACCACTCCGGATCCAGAAGCATCGAAAGACTATCAAGATTTATGTAGAGCACGAATGCACGCGAAACAACCGAGCGAGAAATTGGAGTCACCACGTATTACAAGTTTGTCGCGCGAAAACGAATTCAATAATTTGCCCTCCAATCGTTCCAGCACATCCTCTTGGGGCGAGGAACCTACTCTCTCCAATATGGATATCTCGACCGGTCATATGGTTCTC aGTTATATGGAGGATCATTTGAAAAACAAAGATCGTTTGGATCAAGAATGGGCGGCATTGTGTGCTTATGAAGCCGAACCATCATCTACGGAGATAGCGGAGAGTGAGGCAAACGTCAAGCAGAATCGTCCCAACGCGGCACTTCCCTACGATCATTCTCGAGTAGTCCTGAACGATCTTGCAAACGCCAATAATTCTGACTACATAAACGCTTCCACGATC aagtCG ACGGATCACGACCCTCGAAATCCGGCTTATATAGCCACACAAGGACCGTTACCGCAGACCACAGCTGATTTCTGGCAATTGGTTTGGGAGCAAGGCAGCGTGGTGATTGTGATGTTAACGCGACTTACCGAAGAAGGCCATGCCATGTGCCATCGTTACTGGCCCGAGGAAGGATCGGAGCTCTATCACATCTACGAAGTACATCTCGTGTCGGAGCACTTTTGGTGTGATGATTATCTAGTGCGCTCTTTCTATCTGAAAAATTTGCGCACTTGTGAGACCCGTACTGTTACGCAATTTCACTTTCTCTCCTGGCCGGAGAACAGCGTCCCGTATTCTACAAAGGCTCTGCTCGAGTTTCGTAG gaaagttaataaatcataCCGCGGAAGATCATGTCCGATAGTCGTGCATTGCAG TGATGGAGCTGGGCGAACCGGTACTTACTGTTTGATCGACATGGTCTTAAACCGTATGACGAAAGGAGCGAAAGAAATCGATATCGCCGCTACTCTCGAGCATATTAGAGATCAAAGACCCGACATGGTTGCCACGAAACAACAATTTGAATTTGTCTTGATGGCAGTGGCAGAAGAGGTACATGCGATTCTTAAGGCTTTACCTGTATCTAGTGAGAAATCCGTTACGGCTGCCGGTTCTTCGCCACCCACGAAATCGGAGCAATGA